A genomic segment from Aspergillus chevalieri M1 DNA, chromosome 7, nearly complete sequence encodes:
- a CDS encoding MDR family MFS transporter (COG:G;~EggNog:ENOG410PKJQ;~InterPro:IPR020846,IPR011701,IPR036259;~PFAM:PF07690;~TransMembrane:14 (i100-132o138-157i169-192o198-215i227-248o254-277i298-317o323-343i364-384o396-421i430-452o458-477i497-517o571-589i);~go_function: GO:0022857 - transmembrane transporter activity [Evidence IEA];~go_process: GO:0055085 - transmembrane transport [Evidence IEA]), with protein sequence MSGLPPSREGNHSLSDFTFNKPAFAQSHTEVCSSRQTSAPSTPTDMSTTPFRRGEQEKLQGQEGGSPPDTPVNGDENANGDGAPLDRTQSQSNQLGTKQIAVIMTALCLALFLAALDMTIVSTALPVMAAYFGASESGYSWMASSYLLANASCIPLWGKVSDIWGRRYVILLANFIFLIASLICALSTNLAMMLAGRAIQGIGGGGIVVLTNISVSDLFSVRQRPMYYGIFGAIWAIAGALGPIIGGAFTTSVTWRWCFWLNLPVGGVSFVALFFFLKIESPKTPFMAGIRSIDWAGVLLIIGGTLMFLFGLEFGGIDYPWTSPTVICLIIFGVVTWVVAMLNEWKLAKYPIIPLRLFNNWHNVLILTVNFCHAFSFIAGNYYLPLYFQTVLQASPILSGVYVLPLCLSLSFTSIATGAIIKITGRYRELIVAGLVFMTLGYGLFINLQPYASWPRIIIYQIIAGIGVGPIFQSPLVGLQANIHRADVATATATFNFIRQASASMAVVLGTVVYQNVLGKQTASLSGKVGSETAQKLANSFSGSSKSLIASLGPEQERAVLETFTYVLSRLWIFYTAVIGFALIVSFFIRPVTLSKAHTFAKTGLEEQERARQEILAAERAKKGKDGSAVEKGGA encoded by the exons ATGTCAGGACTCCCACCCTCGAGAGAAGGCAACCACTCTTTGTCCGACTTTACCTTTAACAAACCCGCCTTCGCCCAGTCGCATACCGAAGTATGCTCGTCGAGACAGACCTCCGCACCCTCCACTCCGACTGATATGTCCACCACTCCGTTTCGTCGAGGAGAGCAGGAAAAGCTGCAAGGCCAGGAGGGTGGATCGCCCCCAGACACGCCGGTTAATGGCGATGAGAATGCAAATGGTGACGGTGCTCCGCTGGATCGGACACAGTCGCAGTCGAATCAGTTGGGGACCAAGCAGATTGCGGTTATCATGACGGCGCTTTGT TTGGCACTATTTCTGGCTGCGTTGGATATG ACCATCGTTTCCACCGCACTCCCCGTTATGGCAGCTTATTTCGGTGCCAGTGAAAGTGGCTACTCATGGATGGCTTCGTCGTATCTCCTTGCCAATGCATCGTGTATCCCCCTATGGGGCAAAGTCAGTGATATCTGGGGCAGAAGATACGTCATTCTGCTGGCCAACTTCATTTTCTTGATCGCTAGTTTGATCTGCGCCCTGTCTACTAATCTGGCGATGATGTTGGCTGGACGTGCGATTCAGGgtattggtggtggtggaatcGTTGTCTTGACCAACATTTCCGTGTCGGATCTGTTCAGTGTCAGACAACGCCCTATGTACTACGGTATCTTTGGTGCCATTTGGGCTATTGCCGGTGCTCTCGGACCCATCATCGGAGGCGCCTTCACCACCAGCGTGACCTGGCGATGGTGCTTCTGGCTGAACCTGCCTGTTGGCGGTGTCTCGTTCGTggcgctcttcttcttcctcaagATCGAATCCCCCAAGACGCCATTCATGGCCGGTATCCGCAGCATCGACTGGGCAGGCGTActcctcatcatcggcgGAACCCTCATGTTCCTCTTCGGCCTCGAATTCGGCGGCATCGACTACCCCTGGACCTCCCCCACCGTCATCTGCCTAATCATCTTCGGCGTGGTAACCTGGGTCGTCGCCATGCTGAACGAATGGAAACTCGCCAAGTACCCCATCATTCCCCTCCGCCTCTTCAACAACTGGCACaacgtcctcatcctcaccgTCAACTTCTGCCacgccttctccttcatcgcCGGAAACTACTACCTGCCACTCTACTTCCAAACCGTCCTCCAAGCCTCCCCGATCCTCTCCGGCGTCTACGTTCTCCCCctctgtctctctctctccttcaCCTCCATCGCCACAGGCGCAATCATCAAAATTACAGGCCGCTACCGCGAACTCATCGTCGCAGGCCTCGTCTTTATGACCCTCGGCTACGGCCTCTTCATCAACCTGCAACCCTACGCCTCCTGGCCGCGCATAATCATCTACCAGATTATCGCAGGTATCGGCGTCGGCCCGATCTTCCAATCCCCCCTCGTCGGTCTGCAAGCAAACATCCACCGCGCAGACGTCGCAACCGCAACAGCAACCTTCAACTTCATCCGCCAAGCCTCCGCCTCCATGGCCGTTGTCCTGGGAACAGTCGTCTACCAGAACGTCCTAGGAAAACAAACTGCTTCGCTCTCCGGGAAAGTAGGCTCCGAAACTGCGCAGAAACTCGCCAACTCGTTCTCCGGCTCGTCCAAGTCTCTCATCGCGAGTCTGGGACCGGAACAAGAACGCGCCGTGCTTGAAACGTTTACTTACGTCCTCAGTCGTCTGTGGATCTTCTACACGGCCGTTATCGGGTTCGCGCTCATTGTCAGTTTCTTCATCCGGCCCGTGACGCTGAGCAAGGCGCATACGTTTGCGAAGACCGGGttggaggagcaggagcgcGCCAGACAGGAGATTCTCGCTGCTGAGCGGgcgaagaaggggaaggatGGGTCTGCTGTGGAGAAGGGGGGTGCTTAA